The following proteins are co-located in the Apis mellifera strain DH4 linkage group LG11, Amel_HAv3.1, whole genome shotgun sequence genome:
- the LOC726861 gene encoding myosuppressin, translated as MMGSTIVILFSMTTMAIFCNNVLAALPTQCNPGFLDDLPPRIRKVCVALSRIYELGSEMESYIGDKENHITGFHESIPLLDSGVKRQDVDHVFLRFGRRR; from the exons ATGATGGGTTCAACAATTGTCATCCTTTTTTCAATGACGACCATGGCAATATTCTGCAACAATGTCTTGGCAGCTTTACCAACCCAATGTAATCCTGGTTTCCTTGATGATCTCCCTCCAAGGATCCGCAAAGTCTGTGTCGCACTTTCCAGGATATACGAGCTTGGTTCAGAAATGGAGAGCTACATTGGTGACAAGGAAAATCATATAACAG gctTTCACGAGAGCATCCCGTTATTAGACAGTGGAGTGAAAAGACAAGATGTCGACCACGTGTTTCTACGCTTTGGAAGACGTCGTTAG